CAGTAGTTGAAGCGGTCGGTGTGGTTCATCGCGAAAATCACGCTTTCATCGCGGGGAATCCGCTCGATGTTTTCGAGCTGAATATCGACGTGGGCAAACAGATGGTAATTGGGCCACAAAAGCAGATTTGCAATCACCTTGTGGGCAAACGGCTTGGAAACGACTGTTATTCTCTTCAAGTATTCAATGTCGATCATAATTACCTCCTGCCTATTCCTCGCCCCGGATAATCCGTCCGACGCGTGCCAGCTCCTCCGGGGTATCAACCTCGACGGAATCGTGGATCGTTTCGACAACCTTGATGCGATAGCCATACTCAAGCGCCCGGAGCTGCTCGAGCGACTCCAGATTTTCCAGCGTTCCATCGGGAAGGCCGGCGAAAATACGCAGGAAAGCGCGACGGTAGGCATAGATGCCGTGGTGCTTGAAGTATTCGGCTTTCTTGCCCTGATCGCGGACAAAAGGAATCGTCGCGCGTGAAAAGTAGAGGGCAAACCCGTTATGGTCAAAGGCAACCTTGACAGCGTTGGGATGGACAATCTCCTCATCGCGAACGATCCGGTAGATCAGCGTGGACATCGGGATCGAGGCGTCCTCGAGCAGCGGCACAACAACTTCGCCTATCTGCAGCGGCTCGAAAAGGGGCTGATCGCCCTGGATGTTGACGACGATATCGTCATCGGCAAGCCCGATATTTTCCACCGCCGCGGCGATCC
This DNA window, taken from Syntrophales bacterium, encodes the following:
- the kdsB gene encoding 3-deoxy-manno-octulosonate cytidylyltransferase, which codes for MPKIVCVIPSRYHSSRFPGKPLADLCGKPMIQHVYERALHAGGVSFAIVATDDERIFKAVAGFGGRAVMTSAALRSGTDRIAAAVENIGLADDDIVVNIQGDQPLFEPLQIGEVVVPLLEDASIPMSTLIYRIVRDEEIVHPNAVKVAFDHNGFALYFSRATIPFVRDQGKKAEYFKHHGIYAYRRAFLRIFAGLPDGTLENLESLEQLRALEYGYRIKVVETIHDSVEVDTPEELARVGRIIRGEE